One genomic segment of Brassica napus cultivar Da-Ae chromosome A3, Da-Ae, whole genome shotgun sequence includes these proteins:
- the LOC125607259 gene encoding uncharacterized protein LOC125607259, translating into MADYMRGFVHMFVDVIGQAIDIGEMQVVPVNHQIACCLWGRFAEHLLYAYKVGQVNQNFLGLLRFAKINVYKGQVQITNSFETSTLEINPPGFDVQDYQRLMPNDELALTTSTGEVVKPKGNKRQQDKWFVYLDRTVLDIIMATELHPLIKDDTGETKVILLDTIVEPIVGVSAEVLLDSSLEEVEDPEDIPDSINELIGKIFKFGVYVSKDNVDYGSHIFSIGKTWSADEIISESDEENTEDTLTNVVSYNRSSGKVSYITIESEDNTCLSSTPLSKRKGDNEVDDLSSTSKKQCSKIIKVEKNVEE; encoded by the exons ATGGCGGATTACATGAGA GGTTTTGTTCATATGTTTGTAGATGTTATTGGTCAAGCCATAGATATTGGGGAAATGCAGGTCGTGCCAGT TAATCACCAAATCGCATGTTGTCTTTGGGGTCGTTTTGCTGAGCACCTTTTGTATGCATACAAAGTTGGTCAAGTGAATCAAAATTTTCTCGGCTTACTGAGGTTTGCTAAAATCAATGTTTACAAGG GACAAGTTCAGATAACAAATTCATTTGAAACTTCAACTCTGGAGATCAATCCACCTGGATTTGATGTGCAAGATTATCAAAGACT gATGCCAAATGATGAGCTTGCTCTCACAACTAGTACTGGTGAGGTTGTAAAACCTAAAGGGAACAAACGCCAACAAGATAAGTGGTTTGTTTATCTAGATAGAACAGTCTTGGATATCATAATGGCAACTGAG CTGCATCCATTAATAAAGGATGACACTGGTGAAACTAAGGTGATATTGCTTGATACTATTGTTGAACCTATTGTTGGAGTAAGTGCTGAAGTGCTCTTAGATAGTTCTCTAGAAGAG GTTGAGGATCCTGAAGATATACCTGACTCTATTAACGAGTTAATTGGAAAGATTTTCAAATTTGGTGTTTATGTGAGCAAAGACAATGTTGACTATGGATCTCATATATTTAGCATTGGCAAGACTTGGTCTGCTGATGAAATAATATCTGAGTCTGACGAAGAGAATACTGAAGATACATTGACTAATGTTGTTTCATATAATCGTTCATCAGGAAAg GTATCTTACATCACCATTGAAAGTGAAGATAACACATGTTTATCTTCTACTCCACTGTCTAAACGAAAAGGAGACAATGAAGTTGATGACCTGTCTTCTACTTCAAAGAAACAATGCTCTAAGATAATCAAAGTGGAAAAGAATGTGGAGGAGTAG
- the LOC106379958 gene encoding uncharacterized protein LOC106379958 encodes MGYSSTNIHFDYDGQYAKSGDDYEWIPSDGRLYGISFKTSSLDEITYSCLKERICKKKSIDPCLKRMNLSYIPLVVEPKRQSYILDDEDVYVYLTSVDKEGRRSILHVEVIEDMEIVLVMEQQSVVEKESSYGGNYSELASGLPEVEGNQGALTLFPRIEEAELYLPGAERVENVVINGEADERGINVVNGEAGEGGINVVNGQAGEGGVDSEGDVDNSMGVRPSSYYVELPRVAKENPVVKEWEDGLGLQLFQEFESKEAVKDIIDRASQENCFGISICNSDRGRYVVKCRGADEGCKWSV; translated from the coding sequence ATGGGTTATTCTTCTACAAACATACACTTTGACTATGATGGACAATATGCGAAATCTGGAGATGATTATGAATGGATTCCAAGCGATGGTCGTTTGTATGGTATATCCTTTAAGACATCATCATTGGATGAGATCACTTATTCCTGTTTGAAGGAGAGGATATGCAAGAAGAAGAGCATAGATCCGTGTTTAAAGAGGATGAATCTGAGTTACATTCCACTGGTAGTAGAACCTAAGAGGCAAtcatatattttggatgatgaagatgtgtATGTGTATCTGACATCAGTGGATAAAGAGGGAAGAAGAAGTATTTTGCATGTAGAGGTCATCGAAGATATGGAAATAGTTCTAGTAATGGAGCAACAATCAGTAGTTGAGAAAGAAAGCTCATATGGTGGGAACTATAGTGAGCTTGCGAGTGGATTACCCGAAGTTGAAGGTAATCAGGGTGCACTCACTCTATTTCCTCGCATTGAAGAAGCAGAACTATATCTGCCGGGGGCTGAACGGGTGGAGAATGTTGTTATAAATGGAGAAGCCGACGAAAGGGGCATTAATGTTGTTAATGGAGAAGCCGGCGAAGGGGGCATTAATGTTGTTAATGGACAAGCCGGCGAAGGGGGCGTGGACAGTGAGGGAGACGTGGATAACTCTATGGGTGTTCGTCCTAGTTCGTACTATGTTGAGCTCCCACGTGTTGCAAAAGAAAATCCAGTGGTTAAAGAGTGGGAAGATGGTTTGGGTCTTCAGTTGTTTCAAGAATTTGAGAGTAAAGAAGCTGTGAAAGATATTATTGATAGAGCATCACAGGAGAACTGTTTCGGAATCAGTATTTGCAACTCGGACAGGGGTCGATATGTGGTGAAATGTCGGGGAGCTGATGAAGGTTGTAAATGGAGTGTGTGA
- the LOC111199904 gene encoding uncharacterized protein LOC111199904 codes for MSYTTLKTVIPDSTELVFVSDINPSLIKAVAEVYPMSKHGYCIWHISHNVKGHVNHGRDEVALLFRKVACLYSEPEFKKQYDDFRERYPSCARYLDKSVEVERWAKCHFPGARYNIDTSNCAESLNAVFEKAQRMSLLPMIDTVIEKMSEWFNRHRKDAAEGPSSRKLVPLVENKLHNKTPKDGKTYSVDLQHKTCSCRKFDIDKYPCRHAIGAIIKCLKHDRPLQLSDMYDFISKYYFITLWAKAYRRTIYPLPHITHWMVPKEVAAAKCPLPPDYKKRKGRHQEKRHPSAGESWPRPRPNKYIPNRGLASYFNCSQGTEGTEGTEGAEGTEGAEGTEGTEGAEGAEGTEGTEGTEGPEGTQGTQSTQGTEGPEGTEGTEVLYECEP; via the exons ATGTCGTATACGACGCTGAAAACTGTTATACCGGATTCGACGGAATTGGTGTTTGTTTCAGACATAAATCCAAGTCTGATAAAAGCTGTTGCTGAAGTGTATCCGATGTCTAAACATGGGTATTGTATCTGGCATATATCACACAATGTGAAAGGTCATGTCAATCATGGCAGGGACGAGGTTGCACTACTATTCCGAAAGGTTGCATGTCTTTATTCAGAGCCTGAGTTTAAAAAGCAGTATGACGATTTTAGGGAGAGGTATCCATCGTGTGCTAGGTATCTTGATAAAAGTGTCGAAGTCGAACGGTGGGCGAAGTGTCATTTCCCCGGTGCTAGGTACAACATAGACACCTCTAATTGTGCGGAGTCTTTGAATGCGGTATTTGAAAAGGCGCAAAGGATGTCTTTATTGCCTATGATTGATACAGTTATTGAGAAAATGTCTGAGTGGTTCAACAGACATAGGAAGGATGCAGCAGAAGGACCGTCATCTCGAAAATTGGTTCCTTTGGTGGAGAACAAATTGCATAACAAAACACCGAAAG ACGGGAAGACTTATTCCGTGGATTTGCAACATAAAACGTGCAGTTGCAGGAAGTTTGATATAGATAAATACCCATGTAGACATGCAATAGGCGCTATCATTAAGTGTTTGAAGCATGATAGACCATTACAGTTGAGTGACATGTACGATTTCATTTCGAAATATTACTTCATTACACTGTGGGCCAAAGCGTATCGAAGGACTATATATCCACTCCCTCATATAACTCATTGGATGGTTCCAAAAGAAGTCGCGGCGGCGAAGTGTCCTCTACCTCCAGACTACAAGAAAAGAAAGGGAAGACATCAGGAAAAAAGGCATCCTTCGGCGGGAGAAAGTTGGCCCCGTCCCCGTCCTAATAAGTATATCCCGAATAGGGGTCTGGCTAGCTATTTCAACTGCTCGCAGGGAACTGAAGGAACTGAAGGAACTGAAGGAGCTGAAGGAACTGAAGGAGCTGAAGGAACTGAAGGAACTGAAGGAGCTGAAGGAGCTGAAGGAACTGAAGGAACAGAAGGAACTGAAGGACCTGAAGGGACTCAAGGAACACAAAGCACTCAAGGAACTGAAGGACCTGAAGGAACAGAAGGAACTGAAGTGTTATATGAATGTGAACCTTAG
- the LOC111199906 gene encoding uncharacterized protein At3g43530-like: MNRDDTKAKEDGSSSVVGDEMAMGSFSGDEANPRIIDKFVAPGTDQSPRDANESEENASGKGEEEESSKKNEGEESRKVDEGEKEKEGGDEGEKEKEVVDDEEEGMLPLTLHFPSSQYQKSLKLSGKCYIDTAIRTIQTILKEKKVEWFIEHPQFQHFFHIKNRKQKWMGMWVLVLRSACVAKKHELWFVVNGVPIRYSLRELGLISGLYCHEYPPNHERLGGTTFMSKYFGGRRVTYADLEKQLLAMKSKPSEDRKKMTVLFFLASILVGGRKSGEGASPVDSFFLSVVDDLDACVTFPWGRYAFEHNLKDVSSFLEKCDGLLAFEAIPCLRNHFREDVNGASSGLPADVQDADIESILVATAAEEELLETIGMDKESCWADDADDAAVDRWTKIIRKGKKQVFFEEQFRMDFESRTGQIEGPTNPIGGPSNNAQSGQAHADSVEATGATLGAEALKAMEGRLMNAVRDAVRDAMKGVKEKVTSLSTQLGLLEEEVKILRLSIPGSDNPAVQDDGDGSENSESEEEDGDVGGDKESEEEDGDVGGDKESEEDDGGDNNEPDEEDGSDNNVEDAILDISKNVQREYGDVDMDGDDAEKYAHAMEAEKKLKTKAAESVKVERGDNVRSPIQLRSRAAEEKTAEKRTRGAKQQKAAAEKEAAAEKKAAAAAKKKAAAAAKKKAAAEKEAAAENEAAAEKEAAKKKAAAKKKAPAKKKQKKPKTKKVGKKIE, from the exons ATGAATCGAGACGATACGAAGGCAAAAGAAGACGGCTCGAGTAGTGTAGTAGGAGATGAAATGGCAATGGGTTCATTCTCCGGAGATGAAGCAAACCCAAGGATTATCGACAAATTTGTCGCCCCAGGAACCGACCAAAGTCCCCGAGATGCAAATGAAAGCGAAGAAAATGCAAGTGGAAAAGGTGAAGAGGAAGAATCAAGTAAGAAAAATGAAGGGGAGGAATCAAGAAAAGTAGACGAAGGAGAAAAAGAGAAGGAAGGCGGAGACGAAGGagaaaaagagaaggaa GTTGTAGATGACGAAGAAGAGGGCATGCTACCGCTGACGTTGCACTTTCCTTCAAGCCAATATCAAAAGTCTTTAAAGCTTTCAGGAAAGTGTTACATTGACACGGCGATAAGAACTATTCAAACGATCCTGAAAGAGAAGAAGGTGGAATGGTTCATAGAGCACCCACAATTCCAACATTTCTTCCATATTAAAAACCGAAAGCAGAAGTGGATGGGAATGTGGGTTCTCGTTTTGCGATCAGCTTGTGTTGCGAAGAAGCATGAGTTATGGTTTGTTGTTAATGGCGTCCCAATCCGATATTCTCTTAGAGAATTAGGACTCATTTCTGGTCTATACTGCCATGAGTATCCCCCCAACCATGAGAGGTTGGGTGGTACAACATTCATGAGCAAGTATTTTGGAGGGAGAAGGGTAACATACGCTGACCTGGAGAAGCAGCTGTTGGCAATGAAATCAAAGCCATCTGAGGATCGTAAGAAGATGACAGTTCTGTTCTTCTTAGCTAGCATCCTTGTCGGAGGCCGAAAGAGTGGTGAGGGAGCATCACCTGTGGACAGTTTCTTCCTGAGTGTTGTTGATGACCTAGATGCGTGTGTAACGTTTCCTTGGGGGCGGTATGCATTCGAACATAACTTGAAGGATGTCTCTAGCTTTTTGGAGAAATGCGACGGG TTGTTGGCCTTTGAGGCAATTCCATGCTTGAGGAACCATTTCCGAGAAGATGTGAATGGTGCAAGCAGTGGTTTGCCCGCGGATGTGCAAGATGCA GATATTGAGAGTATCTTGGTAGCAACAGCAGCTGAGGAGGAACTTCTGGAAACCATAGGAATGGACAAGGAGAGTTGTTGGGCCGATGACGCCGATGATGCAGCAGTTGATCGTTGGACGAAGATAATACGGAAAGGGAAGAAACAAGTTTTCTTTGAAGAACAGTTCCGCATGGATTTTGAGTCTCGCACAGGTCAGATTGAAGGTCCCACCAATCCTATCGGAGGACCATCGAATAATGCACAATCTGGTCAGGCTCATGCAGATTCGGTGGAGGCTACTGGAGCTACTCTTGGAGCTGAGGCTTTAAAAGCGATGGAAGGTCGGCTTATGAATGCAGTCCGAGATGCAGTTCGAGATGCTATGAAGGGAGTGAAGGAAAAAGTCACTTCATTGTCTACGCAGCTAGGTCTTCTAGAAGAGGAGGTGAAAATTCTTAGGTTGAGTATTCCCGGAAGTGACAATCCGGCGGTCCAAGATGATGGTGATGGTAGTGAAAATAGCGAGTCGGAAGAAGAGGATGGTGATGTGGGTGGGGATAAGGAGTCGGAGGAAGAGGATGGTGATGTGGGTGGGGATAAGGAGTCGGAGGAAGACGATGGTGGTGACAATAACGAGCCAGACGAAGAGGATGGTAGTGACAATAATGTTGAAGATGCCATTCTCGATATTTCAAAGAATGTGCAGAGGGAATATGGTGATGTTGACATGGATGGTGATGATGCGGAGAAGTATGCACATGCTATGGAGGCCGAGAAAAAATTAAAGACTAAGGCAGCAGAGTCT GTTAAGGTGGAGCGTGGTGATAATGTGAGGAGTCCCATTCAGCTAAGAAGCAGGGCAGCAGAGGAGAAGACAGCAGAGAAGAGGACCAGAGGTGCAAAGCAGCAGAAGGCAGCTGCTGAGAAGGAGGCAGCAGCTGAGAAGAAGGCAGCTGCGGCAGCTAAGAAGAAGGCAGCTGCGGCAGCTAAGAAGAAGGCAGCTGCTGAGAAGGAGGCAGCAGCTGAGAACGAGGCAGCAGCTGAAAAGGAGGCAGCTAAGAAGAAGGCAGCAGCTAAAAAGAAGGCACCAGctaagaagaagcagaagaagccGAAGACAAAGAAAGTAGGTAAGAAGATCGAGTGA
- the LOC106382439 gene encoding GDSL esterase/lipase At1g54790 isoform X2 — MRISFVVFVFVTIYIQKSNSVDLKYLSAFNFGDSNSDTGDLVAGLGVHLDLPNGQNYFKISSQRFCDGRLVIDYLMDAMDMPFLNPYLDSLGLPNFKKGCNFAAAGSTILPANPTSVSPFSFDLQISQFIRFKSRALELLAKTGRRYEKYLPPSDYYAKGLYLIDIGQNDIAGAFYSKTLDQVLASIPSTLETFEAGLKRLYEEGARNFWIHNTGPLGCLAQNIAKFGTDSTKLDQFGCVSSHNQAAKLFNLQLHALSNKFQAQFPDSNVTYVDIFLIKSNLIANYSQYGFENPIKVCCGTGGAPLNYDSRISCGQTKVLDGTTVTAKACNDSSEYINWDGIHYTEAANHFVSDQILTGKYSDPAFSDQMPFLLSIKL, encoded by the exons ATGAGAATCTCTTTTGTCGTCTTCGTGTTTGTTAccatttatatacaaaaatcaaactccgttgatttaaaatatttgtctGCTTTTAATTTCGGAGATTCTAATTCCGATACGGGTGATCTCGTCGCTGGCCTTGGCGTTCATCTTGACCTTCCTAACGGCCAAAATTACTTCAAAATTTCTTCCCAAAGATTCTGCGATGGACGTCTTGTCATAGATTATCTAA TGGATGCAATGGACATGCCGTTTCTAAATCCGTATTTGGATTCACTAGGTTTACCGAATTTCAAAAAAGGGTGTAACTTTGCAGCAGCCGGATCCACCATTCTTCCCGCAAACCCGACCTCTGTTTCTCCCTTCTCCTTTGATCTTCAAATCTCTCAATTTATTCGGTTCAAATCTAGGGCACTTGAACTACTTGCTAAAACAG GAAGGAGATATGAAAAGTACTTGCCACCATCTGATTATTATGCAAAAGGACTATACCTGATTGACATAGGCCAAAATGATATTGCTGGTGCCTTTTACTCCAAGACTCTTGACCAAGTTCTTGCCTCTATTCCTTCCACTCTTGAAACTTTTGAAGCTGGGCTCAAG AGGCTGTATGAAGAAGGAGCTAGAAACTTTTGGATACACAACACAGGACCGTTAGGATGTTTGGCTCAAAATATTGCCAAATTTGGGACAGATTCAACAAAGCTTGATCAGTTTGGATGTGTTAGTTCCCATAACCAAGCAGCCAAACTGTTCAATCTTCAACTACATGCCCTCTCGAACAAATTTCAAGCCCAATTCCCTGATTCAAATGTTACTTACGTTGATATTTTCTTGATCAAATCCAATCTCATCGCTAACTATTCTCAATACG GTTTTGAAAACCCCATAAAGGTCTGTTGTGGAACTGGTGGAGCACCTCTAAATTATGATAGCCGCATTTCGTGTGGCCAAACTAAAGTCTTAGATGGGACAACAGTAACGGCCAAAGCATGCAATGATAGTTCTGAGTACATAAACTGGGATGGAATTCACTATACCGAAGCTGCAAACCATTTTGTTTCAGATCAGATCTTAACTGGGAAGTATTCTGATCCAGCTTTTTCAGATCAGATGCCATTTCTTCTAAgcataaaactttaa
- the LOC106382439 gene encoding GDSL esterase/lipase At1g54790 isoform X1 → MAPTVNKLSVVLFIFISFLSSTLSIILKYPAIVNFGDSNSDTGNLISAGIENVNPPYGQTYFKLPSGRYCDGRLIVDFLLDAMDMPFLNPYLDSLGLPNFKKGCNFAAAGSTILPANPTSVSPFSFDLQISQFIRFKSRALELLAKTGRRYEKYLPPSDYYAKGLYLIDIGQNDIAGAFYSKTLDQVLASIPSTLETFEAGLKRLYEEGARNFWIHNTGPLGCLAQNIAKFGTDSTKLDQFGCVSSHNQAAKLFNLQLHALSNKFQAQFPDSNVTYVDIFLIKSNLIANYSQYGFENPIKVCCGTGGAPLNYDSRISCGQTKVLDGTTVTAKACNDSSEYINWDGIHYTEAANHFVSDQILTGKYSDPAFSDQMPFLLSIKL, encoded by the exons ATGGCTCCCACTGTAAACAAGCTCTCAGTTGttctcttcatcttcatctcctTTTTGTCGTCAACTCTCTCTATAATCCTAAAATACCCGGCAATCGTCAACTTTGGGGATTCAAATTCCGATACGGGTAATCTTATCTCAGCGGGGATTGAAAATGTTAATCCACCGTATGGCCAGACTTACTTCAAGCTTCCCTCAGGACGATATTGTGACGGGCGCCTTATTGTAGATTTTCTAt TGGATGCAATGGACATGCCGTTTCTAAATCCGTATTTGGATTCACTAGGTTTACCGAATTTCAAAAAAGGGTGTAACTTTGCAGCAGCCGGATCCACCATTCTTCCCGCAAACCCGACCTCTGTTTCTCCCTTCTCCTTTGATCTTCAAATCTCTCAATTTATTCGGTTCAAATCTAGGGCACTTGAACTACTTGCTAAAACAG GAAGGAGATATGAAAAGTACTTGCCACCATCTGATTATTATGCAAAAGGACTATACCTGATTGACATAGGCCAAAATGATATTGCTGGTGCCTTTTACTCCAAGACTCTTGACCAAGTTCTTGCCTCTATTCCTTCCACTCTTGAAACTTTTGAAGCTGGGCTCAAG AGGCTGTATGAAGAAGGAGCTAGAAACTTTTGGATACACAACACAGGACCGTTAGGATGTTTGGCTCAAAATATTGCCAAATTTGGGACAGATTCAACAAAGCTTGATCAGTTTGGATGTGTTAGTTCCCATAACCAAGCAGCCAAACTGTTCAATCTTCAACTACATGCCCTCTCGAACAAATTTCAAGCCCAATTCCCTGATTCAAATGTTACTTACGTTGATATTTTCTTGATCAAATCCAATCTCATCGCTAACTATTCTCAATACG GTTTTGAAAACCCCATAAAGGTCTGTTGTGGAACTGGTGGAGCACCTCTAAATTATGATAGCCGCATTTCGTGTGGCCAAACTAAAGTCTTAGATGGGACAACAGTAACGGCCAAAGCATGCAATGATAGTTCTGAGTACATAAACTGGGATGGAATTCACTATACCGAAGCTGCAAACCATTTTGTTTCAGATCAGATCTTAACTGGGAAGTATTCTGATCCAGCTTTTTCAGATCAGATGCCATTTCTTCTAAgcataaaactttaa